A stretch of Cellulosilyticum sp. I15G10I2 DNA encodes these proteins:
- a CDS encoding methyl-accepting chemotaxis protein encodes MKLNYLLNKSLKSHSEQVFEGISRGRKKALDTWFKDTWVALELTRDTILAYFNQNDLNYDEITAILLTKAEQFKDFTELFLINQEGKVYASTYQKNIGTYMNTLPNYISGIAHKPLMYGPYIDECTLKIGKFNSTFSDEVTLMFSLPFKNDNTGRTSILCGRIPNDVMSDIIQDEDTHIYKDSGDNYLFMVKSNRGIAPGTAISRSRFEDNTFTLGENLKQGIKTKRWGVIQIKKHTEFEIIFNDPATGGLHPGVNNTIKNGENLDCWPGYPDYRHIPVGGKGILITPPHSEEIWGMMCEGDIAEIYNFSSLSLKIPVISGLTSGILLFGNYLFSYFNNDFELARLGLIWLLMILTTSYIVKKLVTSPLNKTITILQQIAEGEGDLTIRVDKASKDEIGELSRWFNKFINNQMSLIKRIGSASTEAKNSAKGLSTMTESVKENTNVIETSVSYFIKNFEKQNKIFQTAEEKFSLISNSIKDVKELINDVNTKTQNTNEHALANTESSKKVLATVNELEATMHDTLQSIIVLQKYSEEISQVTNLISSISKQTKLLALNASIESARAGEAGRGFAVVASEISKLAVESSEATESISNLISSVQSETQNTIQNVENIGLKVEEESTIVKSSIATFNKIQEDISSVTGNVQSISDLIKIQADEINEISLNIQETAAILDKNTLKSANRSETALELVQSILTQTSQVEQVSKVLSHSSENLNDTVTAFKCK; translated from the coding sequence TTGAAACTTAATTACCTGCTTAACAAATCTTTAAAATCTCATTCTGAGCAAGTTTTTGAAGGGATTTCAAGAGGCAGAAAAAAAGCATTAGACACTTGGTTTAAAGACACTTGGGTAGCTTTGGAGCTTACACGAGATACGATTTTAGCTTATTTTAATCAAAATGATCTAAATTACGATGAAATCACTGCAATTCTATTAACTAAAGCTGAACAATTTAAAGATTTTACAGAACTTTTCCTCATTAATCAAGAAGGTAAAGTTTATGCCTCTACTTATCAAAAAAATATTGGTACATATATGAATACTCTCCCCAATTATATCAGCGGTATAGCCCATAAACCACTTATGTATGGCCCTTATATTGATGAATGTACGCTTAAAATCGGGAAATTTAATTCTACTTTTTCAGATGAAGTTACACTGATGTTCTCATTACCTTTTAAAAATGATAATACTGGCAGAACCTCTATACTGTGTGGCAGAATTCCTAATGATGTAATGAGCGATATTATTCAAGATGAGGATACCCATATCTATAAGGATTCAGGGGACAACTACTTGTTTATGGTAAAATCTAATAGAGGTATTGCGCCTGGAACCGCTATTTCAAGAAGCCGCTTTGAAGATAATACTTTTACTTTAGGAGAAAATTTAAAACAAGGTATCAAAACAAAGCGCTGGGGTGTCATTCAAATTAAGAAGCATACTGAATTTGAAATAATATTTAATGACCCAGCTACTGGTGGACTTCATCCCGGTGTTAATAATACTATTAAAAATGGTGAAAACTTAGATTGCTGGCCGGGATACCCCGACTACAGACATATTCCAGTCGGCGGAAAAGGTATTCTTATTACGCCACCCCACTCTGAAGAAATATGGGGCATGATGTGTGAGGGCGATATCGCTGAAATCTACAATTTTTCGAGTTTAAGTTTAAAAATCCCTGTTATAAGCGGCTTAACTAGCGGCATTTTACTCTTTGGAAACTATTTATTTTCCTATTTTAATAATGATTTTGAACTTGCAAGATTAGGTCTTATCTGGCTGTTAATGATACTAACAACTTCCTATATTGTTAAAAAGTTAGTTACTTCACCGTTAAATAAAACCATTACTATCTTACAGCAAATCGCAGAAGGTGAGGGTGATCTCACGATAAGAGTCGATAAAGCTTCAAAAGATGAAATCGGTGAGCTTTCCAGATGGTTTAATAAATTTATCAATAATCAAATGAGCTTAATTAAGCGCATCGGAAGTGCTTCAACAGAGGCAAAAAACTCTGCCAAGGGTCTTTCTACAATGACTGAAAGTGTAAAAGAAAACACAAATGTTATTGAAACATCTGTATCTTATTTTATTAAGAACTTTGAGAAACAAAATAAAATATTTCAGACTGCAGAGGAAAAATTTAGCCTTATCTCCAACTCCATTAAAGATGTCAAAGAACTCATAAATGATGTTAATACTAAAACGCAGAATACTAATGAACATGCGCTTGCCAATACTGAATCTTCAAAAAAAGTTCTTGCTACTGTTAACGAACTAGAAGCCACTATGCATGATACACTCCAAAGTATTATTGTACTTCAAAAATATTCAGAAGAAATTAGCCAAGTTACAAATTTAATTAGTTCCATTAGCAAACAAACAAAGTTGCTTGCTCTTAATGCCTCAATTGAATCAGCTCGTGCTGGAGAGGCAGGCCGTGGTTTCGCAGTTGTAGCAAGTGAAATTTCAAAACTCGCAGTTGAATCCAGTGAGGCTACAGAATCTATCTCTAACCTTATTTCTTCAGTTCAAAGTGAAACTCAAAATACAATCCAAAATGTTGAAAACATCGGCCTTAAGGTAGAGGAAGAAAGTACCATTGTGAAATCTTCAATCGCTACTTTTAACAAAATCCAAGAGGATATTTCAAGTGTAACCGGCAATGTACAGTCAATTTCCGACTTAATTAAAATTCAGGCAGATGAAATCAATGAAATTTCCTTAAATATTCAAGAAACTGCGGCTATTCTAGATAAAAACACATTGAAGAGTGCAAACAGAAGTGAAACAGCTTTAGAGTTGGTACAATCAATACTCACCCAAACCTCTCAGGTAGAACAAGTTTCCAAAGTACTCTCACACTCATCTGAAAATCTTAATGATACTGTAACTGCTTTTAAATGCAAATAA
- the ade gene encoding adenine deaminase — protein MTKRYALADVTAELVLVARGEKKADLVIKNGHLVNVCTAEIIKCTDVAITHGRIALVGDASHTIGKATQIIDATGLYIAPGFMDGHIHVESSMLSVKEYAKAVIPNGTTSIFMDPHEIANVLGLEGIKLMIADGIDVPLNVYTTMPSCVPATPGFEDTGAILSAEVIADAMQWDTIIGLGEMMNVPGVLHVDHQVHRSLQATLAANKTITGHYPMPGAGPDLNAYIAAGSRCCHETVHAEDVLAKMRLGMYVQIREGSAWHDVKETIKAITEHAIDTRFANLVSDDTHPDTLLHLGHMNHIIRRAIEEGVNPITAIQMATINVAECFNLSRDLGSVSPGKWADIVLLRDLSQVAVDKVLINGELVASGGKMQVEIVKSDYPDFAKHTMHMRKSLTAKDFEIIAPADYKTNTINVHVMAVADAQVGTKHQINTLPVIGGIVQNDVTQDIVKAAVIDRHLATGSIGKGFVTGFRIKDGAVASTVAHDAHNLLVLGTNDEDMALAANTLAEAGGGMVVVRNGQILALNPLPIAGLMSDDNLETVAARVAHIDEAWKVLGCNMESPFMTMALLSLAVLPELRLTNKGLVDTVNFKLIDLFV, from the coding sequence ATGACCAAAAGATATGCACTTGCCGATGTAACCGCAGAGCTTGTTTTAGTTGCCCGCGGAGAAAAAAAGGCGGATCTTGTTATTAAAAATGGTCACTTAGTTAATGTATGTACCGCTGAAATTATAAAATGTACCGATGTTGCCATTACACATGGCCGTATTGCACTTGTAGGTGATGCATCTCATACAATAGGTAAAGCTACACAGATAATTGATGCAACTGGCCTTTATATTGCCCCTGGCTTTATGGATGGACACATTCATGTTGAGAGCAGTATGTTATCCGTGAAAGAATATGCTAAAGCAGTTATTCCAAATGGCACAACTTCTATTTTTATGGATCCTCATGAAATCGCTAATGTACTGGGGCTAGAAGGTATCAAACTAATGATCGCAGATGGAATAGATGTACCCTTAAATGTGTATACTACCATGCCAAGCTGCGTACCTGCGACTCCTGGTTTTGAAGATACCGGTGCTATACTTAGTGCAGAGGTGATCGCGGACGCTATGCAGTGGGATACGATTATTGGCCTTGGTGAAATGATGAACGTTCCTGGTGTGCTGCATGTTGATCATCAGGTTCATCGCTCACTTCAAGCTACACTCGCTGCAAACAAGACGATTACTGGCCATTATCCTATGCCGGGTGCTGGCCCAGACCTTAATGCTTATATCGCTGCCGGCTCTCGCTGCTGTCATGAAACAGTCCATGCTGAAGATGTACTTGCTAAAATGCGACTTGGCATGTATGTACAAATACGTGAAGGCTCTGCTTGGCATGATGTTAAAGAAACAATTAAAGCGATTACAGAGCACGCTATTGATACCCGTTTTGCAAACTTAGTCAGTGATGATACGCATCCAGATACTTTGCTGCATTTAGGACATATGAATCATATTATTAGACGCGCTATTGAAGAAGGTGTTAATCCTATCACCGCTATTCAAATGGCTACTATAAATGTCGCTGAGTGTTTTAACCTTAGCCGAGACCTTGGCAGTGTTTCTCCTGGCAAATGGGCAGATATTGTTCTGCTTCGTGATCTTTCTCAGGTGGCGGTAGACAAAGTACTGATTAATGGGGAGCTTGTTGCTTCAGGTGGCAAGATGCAGGTTGAGATTGTTAAATCTGATTATCCTGATTTCGCCAAACATACAATGCATATGCGTAAAAGCTTAACAGCCAAAGACTTTGAGATTATTGCTCCAGCAGACTATAAGACAAATACCATCAATGTTCATGTGATGGCTGTAGCCGATGCTCAAGTAGGCACTAAGCATCAAATAAATACTCTGCCTGTTATAGGCGGTATCGTTCAAAATGATGTAACCCAAGATATTGTTAAAGCGGCTGTTATAGACCGGCACTTAGCAACTGGCAGCATTGGCAAAGGCTTTGTAACGGGGTTTAGGATTAAAGATGGGGCTGTTGCTTCTACAGTAGCTCATGATGCCCATAACCTTTTAGTTTTAGGAACTAACGATGAAGATATGGCTCTGGCGGCTAATACGCTTGCCGAAGCCGGAGGCGGCATGGTAGTTGTGAGAAATGGTCAAATACTAGCTCTTAATCCACTCCCTATTGCAGGACTTATGTCCGACGACAATTTAGAAACAGTTGCAGCCAGAGTGGCTCATATTGATGAGGCATGGAAAGTACTAGGATGCAACATGGAATCTCCTTTTATGACAATGGCCCTTCTGTCTTTAGCAGTGCTTCCCGAGTTGCGCCTTACTAATAAAGGACTTGTAGATACTGTTAACTTTAAACTGATAGATTTATTCGTTTAA
- a CDS encoding DMT family transporter, translated as MNHNRQKGILLLIGTAILWSLGGVLIKGVQWSGVTVAGMRSIIAAIVILIFMGKPSFKFTWARLGAVISYAATVLLFVMATKMTTAANAILLQYTAPIYTALLGIGLLKERVYKKDVVCIGIIFAGMILFFIDSLKVGNILGDVLALLSGVSFGVMSVFMRMERDNDPVQSIFWGNIVTCIVTLPFMGQLTFTTESVIGILLLGVFQLGLSYILYSKAIKHVSALEAVLIPIIEPLLNPIWVMLLQKEVPSLYAVIGGVIVIGGVTARALNPKKLTIAVEESM; from the coding sequence ATGAATCATAATAGGCAAAAAGGAATTTTACTGCTGATAGGAACTGCGATTTTGTGGAGTCTAGGAGGGGTGCTTATCAAGGGCGTTCAGTGGAGTGGCGTTACAGTTGCTGGAATGCGGAGTATCATTGCGGCAATTGTTATTTTGATTTTTATGGGAAAACCGAGTTTTAAGTTTACGTGGGCCAGGCTTGGGGCAGTTATATCTTATGCCGCAACTGTGCTTCTTTTTGTGATGGCAACTAAAATGACAACCGCAGCCAATGCTATTTTGCTGCAGTATACCGCACCGATTTATACAGCTTTATTAGGGATAGGATTATTAAAGGAGCGGGTTTATAAAAAAGATGTAGTTTGTATAGGCATTATTTTTGCCGGAATGATACTATTTTTTATTGATAGTCTTAAAGTTGGCAATATACTTGGAGATGTATTGGCCCTTTTATCAGGAGTTAGTTTTGGTGTGATGAGTGTTTTCATGCGCATGGAAAGGGATAATGATCCGGTGCAAAGTATTTTTTGGGGCAATATCGTAACTTGTATCGTTACTTTACCCTTTATGGGTCAACTTACATTCACAACAGAGAGCGTAATAGGGATTTTATTGTTAGGTGTATTTCAATTGGGCTTATCTTATATTCTTTATAGTAAAGCTATTAAGCACGTAAGTGCACTAGAAGCAGTACTTATACCTATTATTGAACCTCTTTTAAATCCTATATGGGTTATGCTGCTTCAAAAGGAAGTTCCTTCTCTTTATGCAGTTATTGGAGGGGTGATTGTCATAGGGGGAGTAACAGCAAGAGCGCTTAATCCTAAAAAATTAACAATAGCTGTAGAAGAAAGTATGTGA
- the pepF gene encoding oligoendopeptidase F: MSTSLPQRDQVKLEDTWKLEDIFPNDTVFKEQFDKAKKLAEPFSDFEGKLALNSDTLLEFLVKQDEILELNGKLYLYSHMRLHQDGGNAYYQDLSSKSENLYTEISAALSFANSELSTLTKEVMADFFIKTPELKRYERYLNEILRQKEHILDSKTENLLAKVSEIASAPQNVFSMFNNVDLKFPLLTNEQGESVRLTHGTYIKYLESKDRDVRQSAFTGMYETYTSYKNTLAATFSSNIKQYGLFSSVRGFQTPLHYALSENNIPISVYDNLIDTVNNHLDIMHDYVSLRRNLLGVSELHMYDLFVPLVKDFEMNISYDEACEIILKALEPLGKEYVALIREGFNNRWIDKYENAGKRSGAYSWSTYGIPHPYVLMNYIENVNNLFTLAHEMGHALHSYFSSKTQPHIYSGYAIFVAEVASTVNEALLMQYLLKTVTDPNYKTYLINYFMEQFRSTLYRQTMFAEFEKEVHLTNQKGGTLTSEYLSSKYYELVKKYHGAEMIVDQLIENEWARIPHFYSPFYVYQYATGYSAAIALSSRILKEGEPAVKDYMSFLSGGSSKDPIDLLKLAGVDMSTPEPIEAALNEFRNLIQQMKAL; the protein is encoded by the coding sequence ATGTCCACTTCCCTGCCTCAAAGAGATCAGGTAAAATTAGAAGACACTTGGAAACTTGAAGACATCTTTCCAAATGATACAGTGTTTAAAGAACAGTTTGATAAAGCTAAAAAACTTGCCGAACCCTTCTCAGACTTTGAAGGAAAGCTAGCCCTAAATAGTGACACTTTACTTGAATTTTTAGTAAAACAAGATGAAATTTTAGAATTAAATGGCAAGCTTTATCTCTATTCTCATATGCGACTCCATCAAGATGGGGGAAATGCTTACTATCAAGACCTTTCAAGTAAATCTGAAAACTTGTATACAGAAATATCTGCTGCCTTATCTTTTGCAAATTCAGAGTTATCAACCCTTACCAAGGAAGTCATGGCAGATTTTTTTATTAAAACACCAGAACTTAAACGCTATGAACGCTATTTAAATGAGATATTACGACAAAAGGAACATATTTTAGACAGCAAAACCGAAAACTTGCTCGCAAAAGTCTCTGAAATAGCCAGTGCCCCTCAAAATGTTTTTAGTATGTTTAATAATGTAGATCTAAAATTCCCTTTACTAACAAATGAACAAGGTGAATCAGTCAGACTCACCCATGGTACTTATATTAAGTATTTAGAAAGTAAAGATCGTGATGTGCGACAATCAGCTTTTACAGGTATGTATGAGACTTATACAAGTTATAAAAATACGCTTGCTGCAACCTTTTCATCTAATATCAAACAGTATGGTTTATTTTCAAGCGTCAGAGGTTTTCAGACACCTCTTCACTATGCGCTTTCTGAAAACAATATCCCTATTTCGGTTTATGACAACCTCATTGATACTGTGAATAACCATCTGGATATCATGCATGACTATGTATCTCTTAGACGCAATTTACTTGGGGTTTCAGAGCTTCATATGTACGATTTATTTGTCCCGCTGGTTAAGGATTTTGAGATGAATATCTCTTACGATGAGGCCTGTGAAATTATTCTTAAAGCGCTTGAACCACTTGGTAAAGAATATGTAGCACTTATCAGGGAAGGATTTAATAACAGATGGATTGACAAATATGAAAATGCAGGCAAACGAAGCGGGGCTTACTCCTGGAGTACCTATGGGATCCCTCATCCTTATGTCCTCATGAATTATATTGAAAATGTCAATAATCTATTTACTTTAGCACATGAGATGGGGCATGCACTTCATAGTTACTTTTCTTCAAAAACTCAACCTCATATTTATTCTGGCTATGCTATTTTTGTTGCTGAGGTAGCGTCTACTGTCAATGAAGCGCTGCTTATGCAATACCTTCTAAAAACAGTAACAGACCCTAACTATAAGACATATCTTATTAACTATTTTATGGAACAGTTCAGAAGTACGCTTTATAGACAAACAATGTTTGCCGAATTTGAAAAAGAAGTTCATCTCACAAACCAAAAAGGCGGTACCTTAACATCTGAGTATCTTAGCAGTAAATACTATGAACTTGTCAAGAAGTATCACGGTGCTGAAATGATAGTCGATCAGCTTATTGAAAATGAATGGGCACGTATTCCTCACTTCTATTCCCCATTTTATGTTTATCAGTATGCAACAGGTTATTCTGCTGCCATCGCACTTTCAAGCCGTATCTTAAAAGAAGGTGAGCCGGCTGTCAAAGATTATATGAGCTTCTTAAGTGGGGGCTCTTCAAAAGATCCTATCGACCTTCTCAAACTAGCAGGGGTTGATATGAGTACCCCTGAGCCTATAGAAGCAGCACTTAATGAATTTAGAAATTTGATACAGCAAATGAAAGCCTTGTAA
- the yhbH gene encoding sporulation protein YhbH — translation MGTIFKEFQPNSRDRSVEDRRRHKELVEKSIKDNIGSIISEESIIGKSKNKKIKIPIKGLKEYYFKYGKNQKAVVAGSGEEEKGKKISKGDYGKGGSGDGAGNEEGEDIYETEITIEDAIHFLFEDLNLPYLQHKKFNEIETQYGSKRSGVRDKGSRCRLSKKHTVMEKIKRQKRQQHIIDTTYSNLKSKEILQEDRNPFHQEDLKYFYKKPKLKRDSNAVVLCIMDTSGSMGQTKKYLARSFYFLLYQFLIIKYIHVEIVFIAHTTVAKEVSENDFFHRGESGGTYISSGYQKALDIIEERYHPSNWNVYAFHCSDGDNWGEDNDKAVELANKLCGVCNLFGYGEIKTSTYTSTIMNRYYEDVNRPNFTTVKILKKEDVWTAFVDMLSVERSTSGGENQA, via the coding sequence ATGGGTACAATATTTAAAGAATTTCAACCTAATAGCAGAGATCGCAGTGTTGAAGATAGAAGAAGGCACAAAGAGCTTGTAGAAAAGAGTATTAAAGATAATATAGGTAGCATTATTTCAGAAGAGAGCATTATTGGCAAAAGCAAAAATAAAAAAATTAAAATCCCAATAAAAGGGCTCAAAGAGTATTATTTTAAATATGGTAAAAACCAAAAGGCAGTTGTAGCAGGCAGTGGTGAAGAAGAAAAAGGCAAAAAAATATCAAAAGGAGATTATGGAAAAGGGGGCAGTGGGGATGGTGCAGGTAATGAGGAAGGCGAAGATATTTATGAAACAGAAATTACTATAGAAGACGCCATTCATTTTCTATTTGAAGACCTCAATCTGCCCTACTTACAACATAAAAAATTTAATGAAATAGAGACGCAGTATGGTTCAAAAAGATCAGGGGTAAGAGATAAAGGATCAAGATGCAGATTGTCTAAGAAACACACTGTAATGGAAAAAATAAAACGTCAAAAAAGACAGCAACATATAATAGATACAACCTATTCAAATCTAAAAAGTAAAGAGATTTTGCAAGAAGATAGAAATCCTTTTCATCAAGAGGACCTTAAATATTTTTATAAAAAACCCAAGTTAAAAAGAGATTCCAATGCGGTTGTACTATGCATCATGGATACTTCAGGCTCTATGGGACAGACCAAAAAATATTTAGCCAGAAGCTTCTACTTTCTGCTTTATCAATTTCTAATTATCAAATATATACATGTAGAGATTGTTTTTATTGCACATACTACAGTTGCTAAGGAGGTTAGTGAAAATGACTTCTTCCATCGCGGAGAAAGCGGTGGAACGTATATTAGTAGTGGCTATCAAAAAGCGCTTGATATCATTGAAGAAAGATATCATCCAAGCAACTGGAATGTATATGCTTTTCACTGCAGTGATGGAGATAACTGGGGTGAAGACAATGATAAGGCTGTAGAACTTGCTAATAAGCTATGTGGTGTATGCAACTTATTTGGCTATGGAGAAATAAAAACAAGTACTTATACAAGTACTATTATGAATAGATACTATGAAGATGTGAATAGACCTAACTTCACAACTGTAAAAATATTAAAAAAAGAAGATGTATGGACTGCATTTGTTGATATGCTAAGCGTAGAGCGTTCGACCTCGGGGGGTGAAAACCAAGCATGA
- a CDS encoding SpoVR family protein → MNYTLKDLEQYNERIEEIARHIGLSYYPQEFEIISFEDMLCYEAYVGMPAHYPHWSYGKNYEKLKMAYKYNLAGLPYEMVINSDPCIAYLMKDNTLLLQVLTIAHVYGHNDFFKNNRLFKEYTNAKLTLEKFKNHAARIRTYIKDPSIGYNEVEKVLDAAHSIKYHCGAFCKVNYDYDFYPKIEYPYENVLDFLMRYGRLEDWQKDIMSIVMEESRYFLPQIETKVMNEGWATFWHYNILNELSLSKGMQIEFYKVHNNVICQRPGSLNPYFLGFKIWQSLYNKYEGNFEKLAAIRATERDASFIRSYLTYELAAESNLCEFEEEERYYIVSEVSDDLGWKKIRNTLAETIGIGGIPSIQVKDIRKSENCLILTHVYDERELNLSYATETLKYIQTLWGGKVILNTNLSQVPRQIICNENKKVSIENA, encoded by the coding sequence ATGAATTATACTCTAAAGGATTTAGAACAATATAATGAAAGAATCGAAGAGATTGCAAGACACATAGGTCTTAGTTATTACCCGCAGGAATTCGAAATAATAAGTTTTGAAGACATGTTATGTTATGAAGCATATGTAGGGATGCCGGCCCATTATCCCCACTGGAGCTATGGCAAGAATTATGAAAAGCTAAAGATGGCTTATAAGTATAACTTAGCGGGGTTACCTTATGAAATGGTCATTAACTCAGATCCGTGTATAGCTTATCTCATGAAAGACAATACCTTACTCTTACAAGTTTTAACAATAGCACACGTTTATGGACATAATGATTTTTTTAAAAATAATAGGCTTTTTAAAGAGTATACCAATGCAAAATTAACACTCGAAAAGTTTAAAAACCATGCAGCAAGAATAAGAACATACATCAAAGATCCAAGTATAGGTTACAATGAGGTAGAAAAAGTATTAGATGCTGCCCATTCGATTAAATATCATTGCGGCGCTTTTTGCAAGGTCAATTATGATTATGATTTTTATCCTAAAATAGAGTATCCTTATGAAAACGTACTGGATTTCCTAATGAGATATGGCCGCTTAGAGGACTGGCAAAAAGATATTATGAGTATTGTTATGGAAGAAAGCCGTTATTTTTTACCTCAAATTGAAACTAAAGTTATGAATGAAGGATGGGCAACTTTTTGGCATTATAACATACTTAATGAACTAAGTCTAAGTAAAGGGATGCAAATAGAGTTTTATAAAGTGCATAACAACGTTATTTGCCAAAGACCAGGAAGTTTGAATCCATACTTTTTGGGATTTAAAATATGGCAGAGTCTGTATAATAAATATGAAGGAAATTTTGAAAAATTAGCGGCTATACGCGCAACGGAAAGAGATGCCTCATTTATCAGAAGCTATTTAACTTATGAATTAGCTGCGGAAAGCAATCTGTGTGAATTTGAAGAAGAAGAAAGGTATTATATCGTTTCAGAAGTATCCGATGATTTAGGTTGGAAAAAGATCAGAAATACTTTAGCGGAGACTATTGGGATAGGAGGCATACCGTCGATACAAGTAAAAGACATAAGGAAAAGTGAAAATTGTTTAATTCTCACCCATGTGTATGATGAAAGAGAACTTAATTTATCTTATGCAACAGAAACGCTTAAGTACATTCAAACCCTTTGGGGGGGAAAAGTTATTTTAAACACAAACTTATCTCAAGTGCCTAGGCAGATTATATGTAATGAAAATAAAAAGGTATCCATTGAAAATGCATAA
- a CDS encoding MBL fold metallo-hydrolase: MDFKLCTIASGSSGNCTFLQAGSKMFLIDVGISGKKAVLGLAELGVNPYDIQGVFITHEHIDHIKGVGIFSRKYDTPIYATHKAWDKIIGDQMIGNVKAHNIRFISKEEYFEVEDLSVFPYGIYHDAVDPVGYAFLYDNKKITIATDIGIVDERIKDHLKGSHGILLEFNHDINMLEAGTYPFYLKKRILSNVGHLNNEAAAEVLTDIYHKDMKWAILGHLSKDNNVPDLAFLTAKMALEEKNIVIDKDIKISVAKRDNVSEIHTV, translated from the coding sequence ATGGATTTTAAGTTATGTACTATTGCGAGTGGAAGCAGCGGCAATTGTACCTTTTTACAGGCGGGAAGCAAGATGTTTTTAATAGATGTTGGCATTAGTGGCAAGAAGGCAGTTCTTGGACTTGCTGAACTTGGTGTTAATCCTTATGATATACAGGGTGTTTTTATTACACATGAGCATATTGATCATATTAAAGGCGTAGGTATTTTTAGCAGAAAGTACGATACGCCTATCTATGCCACACATAAAGCATGGGATAAAATCATTGGAGATCAAATGATAGGAAATGTTAAAGCGCATAATATTAGATTTATTTCTAAAGAGGAATATTTTGAGGTAGAGGACCTAAGTGTATTTCCTTATGGTATTTATCATGATGCTGTAGATCCAGTAGGTTATGCATTTTTATACGACAATAAAAAAATTACAATTGCAACAGATATCGGCATTGTAGATGAGCGGATTAAAGATCATCTTAAAGGATCTCACGGCATACTTCTAGAATTTAATCATGATATTAATATGTTAGAGGCTGGTACGTATCCATTCTATCTTAAAAAACGTATTTTAAGTAATGTAGGACATTTAAATAATGAAGCGGCAGCTGAGGTTTTGACTGATATTTATCATAAAGATATGAAGTGGGCAATACTTGGACATTTAAGTAAAGATAATAATGTCCCAGATCTCGCTTTTTTAACGGCTAAGATGGCATTAGAAGAAAAAAACATTGTTATTGATAAAGACATAAAAATAAGTGTCGCTAAAAGGGATAATGTTTCTGAAATACACACTGTTTAA